CGGCGACGCCCCTGGAACCTCGGGCTACGTCAACATCACCGACCATCGAGCCGGCAAGGTCACCTTCATCGCCCAGGACGCCGGCGACAGCACAGCTCCAGCCAGTTTCGTTAAGTCCGTCAAAGAAATGCCCTACGACCTCTCCGTCATCGAGATCAATGCCGTCCTCACCTCGCCGGAGGCCGAGGCGCCCGTCCCGCCTCCGGCGCCGGTGAACCTCACCGACCTCATGTCCAAGAAGGGCTGCAAGGCCTTCGCCGACCTCCTTCTCGCCGACCCCGACGTCGAGAAGACCTTCGACGCCACCGTCGACGGCGGCCTGACCGTCTTCTGCCCCGGCGACGCCGCCGTCAAGGCCTTCATGCCCAAGTTCAAGAACCTCACCGCCGAGGGCAAGGCGTCGCTCCTCCTCTACCACGGCGTCCCCGTCTACTACTCCATCCAGATGCTCAAGTCCAACAACGGCGCCGTCAACACCCTCGCCACCGACGGCACCTCCAAGAGCTTCAACTACACCGTCCAGAACGATGGCGAGGTCGTCACTCTCAAGACCAAGATCGTCACGGCGACCATCAAATCCACCATCATCGATCAGGATCCGGTCGCCGTCTTCGTGGTCGACAAGGTCTTGGAACCAAGGGAGCTGTTCAAGGTCGCCGTGGATGTGTCGGCGCCGGCGCCGGCGCCGGTGGCGAAGAAGCACAAGACCGCCAAGGGTACAGCCTCGCCTCCCGCTCCCGCCGGACCGGAAGAGGCGCCGGCAGACGAGAAGGCCTCCGACAACGCCGCCAGGAGGAGTGGTGGTAAGTGGGTCGTCGCGGCGGTGGCAACCGTCGCGGCGGTGGCGGCCGTGGGTGTTTACTAGAGttccttttatttttctccttttctttttctttacaagaaaaatttgtgtAATTGATTTGGTGGTGAAATAAGTGAGAGAAATCTCCGTCGTTGATCGATGGAGGGGGTTATAAGTGGATTGCTTGTAATGTTAAATCTTAAATTATGCAACATTTTGTAATATTAGCATTCGCTGGACTTTGGATTGTTTGTCTATACTTTGTTACAGAATAGAGACAAGGTTTGgagctaaatttttttattttacgaACCATAAATAATTACGATACTAGATATTCTTATTTGGATTATACGTGGTAATTTGAGAGCGGTGGATGCTGGTCTTTTCTTATAATAAGAAAGTAAAATAGCCAGCTGGATTTGGAGAAACTGGTGTGGGAATATTGGACAGAGGCACATGGATGATACATGAAAggctattaaaataaaataaaattaagaacgtggtgatgatatcaaatatttttgTTCTCTAATCCTTCCACTTGTCGCATTTCAATCAGAGCAAGCAATGACAGTGGCTCCATCTCCTCAATCTTTGCATTGCAATTCTGGGGTTCCAGTGAGAGTTAGTTGTACTTGAAATTCTATTTCGGCAGCAGCAATTCCTTCATTCAGGGTGGTGTCCTAGAAAATTGCATCTATAGGATTATCCCATGAGACTCTCCTGTAATTTTCTCTCTGTCCTACTGTATGCATGAAGTCTAGTATGAGTTTTTCCTTCCCGCATTCATCTGCCCCCTGTAAGCTTCTAAGGCGTTATATTATAACATCAAAGGGGCCGGCACAGCTAATAGAATGGGTTTAAGCAGGCAAACAGTAGAACGGCAAGAAGAAAGTCTGACCCAGTCCTAAACCTAACCATATTAATCTACAGATTTGTTTTATAATGTCCTTTTTTTAATAACGTTTGTTTGAGTACCTCTGTCATTATGCCCTTCCCTTGATTACACTATCTTGAATCAAATTCCAATTGCAGACACGTAGTTATTTGTTTCCTCTTTTTAATCTTAACCAACACAATAGTCACTGGGGAAAGACTCAAGGGTTTGTGATAGAAACCATCAAATGGTTTATGGAAAATGAGTGCCTGTTTATCAATTGAAATAGTTTGAGATGGCAAGGACAGAAATAATGTATAGCTACGacaaacacaagaattttaaaaattctcTTTCAAGACTCACGTTATTTTGGATCCACGGTTTTTACTTTTACTCTGGTCAATTTATTAACTGATTAACTGTAAATCATTTTTATGGATCACTCTGATTGTCATAAACTATTGCATAAATTGGTTTAAGTTGCTTTTGGCTCAATAAGGTCAAGAGAAATCATTAGTTTCCATACTGGATTTGCATCATTAGGTTCAACCTGACATTAATTCCACCCAACAGCTTATAATGCATGCTGCTTGTCATCCCTGTAGGCTTTCTTCAAAGCCCGGATCAGCTTCGCTCAGCGCctaatatttttcttatttcttaatattctcaaaaaatactATCTATTTTCAAGATATACCACATTTTTATCCTTTTTCTTTTGGATATTAAATGTCTGTTAATTTCATCTTTATGCTCATTCAATGTTATGTTATACGAGCGTAGACTCACAACCACTAATCAAATGCT
Above is a genomic segment from Elaeis guineensis isolate ETL-2024a chromosome 1, EG11, whole genome shotgun sequence containing:
- the LOC105060306 gene encoding fasciclin-like arabinogalactan protein 2, with amino-acid sequence MRRLWDILAIVGVLVVLAGSVPATLAATHTYNITKILADHPEFSTFNHYLSATRLAGEINRRRTITVLAVDNSAMAPLLAKHLTLESLRNVLRLHILADYYGAKKLHQLTGGSAVASSMFQATGDAPGTSGYVNITDHRAGKVTFIAQDAGDSTAPASFVKSVKEMPYDLSVIEINAVLTSPEAEAPVPPPAPVNLTDLMSKKGCKAFADLLLADPDVEKTFDATVDGGLTVFCPGDAAVKAFMPKFKNLTAEGKASLLLYHGVPVYYSIQMLKSNNGAVNTLATDGTSKSFNYTVQNDGEVVTLKTKIVTATIKSTIIDQDPVAVFVVDKVLEPRELFKVAVDVSAPAPAPVAKKHKTAKGTASPPAPAGPEEAPADEKASDNAARRSGGKWVVAAVATVAAVAAVGVY